A region of the Prevotella melaninogenica genome:
GATAAGGTAGCTGAGATTTATCAGAAGGTGGCTGCTTATGAAGAAGCTAAACCAACTCTTGATGAGGATAGCAAGAGCTACTTGGAGAACGTTTACTATGGTCTTGGTTACTATTACTCAAAGAAGGGTAATAAGCCACTTGCTGACGAGTACTTCAACAAGGTGCTGAAGGTTAATCCTAACAATGAAGGCGCTAAGAAGGCTTTGGGTATGTAATTATCTGAAACAATCATTAGATATAAGGGCGATGGTCGTAATGACTGTCGCCCTTTCTTTTTATGTTCTTTTGATAATGATTTGCTTCGTTTGTTGATTATTATTTAGAGCTTCTGCTTATTGCTTTCGAAAAATGGTTCTTTCGTTATGTGTATTGACATTTTTCGTATAGCTTTAAATGAATAATTGAAGTTATTTATTGAACAAGAACATAACAAAGACTGTCTTGTCAGTCTACTTTATTTATCCTTCGACACAGAAATCCTTTTCATTTTAATTCTTCTAAAAGTCTGGAAGTGATACTTTGAAAAATAATTACATAATGCTGGGTAAAGTGTCTTTAAATAAAGAAAAAACACTTGTAAAAAGCAAGTTCGTAACCAGTAGTAAATCAGTTAGTTATATAGTTGTGTTGAAAAGATGCTTAGTTAGACTTCAAAAGGGCGTTAGTTAGACTTCAAAAGGGCACCTTTTGTAAGTCAATTGAGCGTCTTTTCAAAGCCAAAAGAGCATGTGTTATTTTTGAGTTGCATAAAAATAGTTTACAATTATCAATTGGTTTAGGGATAAGTTGTTTGTTGAAGGTGGAGAGAAATGGTAATTGATAACCATAGTATCTTTTGTCGTTTCTGAGTTTTAACTTGTAGTTTATCTCCCTTTGTAAATCCATCTAATTGTGGATAGTCATTCGGTGCAAATATATAAGCCTTTATTCTATTTTCAATCTGGAAGAATTTGTAATTGACAAGATTGCATATTACTTTTAATGTATAAAAATATACTTCTCGTGAATATAAATAGAAGCATATCACTTTGATTGTAGTTCAACTTTCGTCAGTGTTATGCTTCTTTATTGTGTTACTCTATGGTTCTCTATGTTCAATAGAGAGGGTAGAGTGTATTAGAGTCTTTCAATCATTATTTGTTATGCTTATTCTTAGTGTTTATGGGCGTAAATGATAATATAATGAATTAAACCCTCATGTTCACAAAGATAAGCTAAAAATCTTAATGGCGCTTTCAAAAAAAGTGAAAATCATTGGTTTATAATGTATAATTTTTATTTTTATTCTTTTTAGTGAGTGTATTCGCATCTTTTTCTCGTTAAATTTATGTATCTTTGTCATCGTTTGAAAAGACACAAAAGGATAGTCTGCACTGATGTTCGACTTGTCTATCTAATCCTATCTGTTCCTTTTGGTTACACGATTGGTGTATCTTTTATAAGTTTGTTGATAGTAGGCTGTGGAAAACGGACATCTTGTGAGCAAGACAGATAATAACAGAATTCAAAAACGCAATAAGCATTGAAAACAGAAAGAAAGATAACCCCATGGGCATGGATTCCTTCACTTTATTTTGCTGAAGGTCTGCCTTACATTGCCGTAACCGTATTATCTCTGCAGGTCTATATGCAAATGGGCTTGTCAGATGCTGAAGTAACCTTTTATACTTCATGGCTTTACCTCCCTTGGGTTATCAAACCTCTGTGGAGTCCATTTCTCGATTTGATTAAAACAAAGCGATGGTGGATCGTCATTATGCAGTTGCTTGTGGGTGCAGCTTTTGCAGGTGTAGCCTTTACGGTCAATACTTCGTTATGGCTTCAAGGAACAATCTGTTTCTTTTGGTTGCTGGCATTCAGTAGTGCGACACATGATGTTGGGGCTGATGGATTCTATATGATGGGACTTAATCAGCATGATCAAGCATTCTTTGTAGGTATTCGTTCAACCTTTTATCGTATATCAATGGTTGTTGGTAAGGGTGGACTGATTGCACTCGCTGGTTTTTTACATAAGAACTTCGATATTCAGTGGGCTTGGTCGCTTGTGTTTTATGGTTTGATGGCTCTTTTTATGGGTCTCTCCCTTTATCATCGCTTTATTCTACCTCGCCCGTCCGAAGACTCAGAGAGGAAACAGGTGTCAGCCAGTCAATTGCTTCGTAGTTTTGGAGAGACATTCATCTCTTTCTTCAAAAAGGAGCAGGCTTTAACAACGATTTGTTTCTTACTTCTCTTCCGTCTGCCAGAGGCTTTGATTATACCTATTTCTCAACTTTTCCTTCAAGCACCGAAAGGAAAGGGAGGATTGGCACTTTCAGAGATAGAATATGGTACGGTGAATGGTGTGATAGGTGTTGCAGGCCTCTTGATAGGTGGAATTATAGGAGGAATGATGATTAGTCGTGATGGCTTAAAACGCTGGATATGGCCAATGACAGCAGCTATTACATTGCCTAATTTAGCATACGTCTATTTGGCTTATATGCTTCCTGATAACGTGATAGCGATTAGTGCAGCTGTATTTATCGAGAATTTCGGTTATGGATTTGGTTTTAGTGCCTATATGCTCTTTATGATTTATTTTAGTCAGGGCGAACACAAGACCAGTCATTATGCCCTTTGTACGGGCTTTATGGCGTTATCAATGATGATTCCAGGATTGTTTGCTGGTGCATTGGCGCAGGCTGTGGGTTATAAATGGTTCTTTGTTATCGTGATGATAGTTTGTATCTTCCCATTCTTAGTTGCCCATCGGCTTCGTATTGATGAAGACTTTGGGAAGAAGTAGTCGATGGGTGCGCCTTGAAGAGAGAAGAAGGAAGAGAAGGGATGGCTACGAGGCAGTGCCTCGTAGAAGCGGACCGTGGGATAGATGGCTGAAGGATGGCGGAATTTAGACTGGAACAGCGTTCAGTAAAACCTCAATTAGCCGTGGTAAAGCATAGTTATCGAGATCTTGCTTTTCTATCCAGATGAAATCTGAGGGCAGTTGTGGGCGGTGCTTAGGCTGCCAAAGGTAAATGTCTGCAAGGAGAATTTGATGGGTAAGAATGTGTTTTATTCCTTTTCGTAATAGTTGCGCTTCTGTTTTCCAGATAGAGTTTTTAGACGAAACAAGCTGTTCTGCTTGTGGAAATTCCCATAATCCTTGCCAAATATCACCTGCACCACGTTGATGGATAGCTATTTCTCCTTCATATTCAATATACAGATAGGTGAAATGACGTTCTCGTTGTTTCACTTTCTTGCTTTTTACAGGCAGTTCATTAATACGTTGTTCGCGGAAAGCAACGCAGGTTTCGCACAGTGGACAAGTTGTACAAGATGGAGAAGATGGTGTACATTGAATGGCACCAAAGTCCATTATGGCTTCGTTGTAATCAGCTGGTTCGCTTGTTGGTAAAAGAGATTGAGCAAGTGTTTGAAACTCCTTTTTCCCTTCGGTACTATCAATAGGAGTGTCGATGCCGTAATAGCGAGAGAGAACACGATAGACATTGCCGTCTACAACAGCTACAGGTTCGCCAAAAGCAATAGATGCAACGGCTGCAGCCGTATAATCGCCTACACCCTTTAGTGTCTTTAATTCCTTGAAGGTTTGTGGAAATGCCCCTAATTCAACTATCTGTTGTGCAGCCGTATGGAGGTTTCTTGCACGAGAGTAATAGCCCAAGCCCTGCCAAGCCTTCAGCACCTCGTCTTCCGTGGCAGCAGCAAGGTCATTTATCGTAGGCCATTGCGTCATGAAACGTTCCCAATAACTCATGCCCTGTGCGATACGTGTCTGTTGTAGAATGACCTCACTAAGCCAAATAGCGTATGCGTCATTCGTCTCTCGCCAAGGTAGAGAACGTCCATTGTTTTTGAACCATTGAAGGAGTGTTGCTGCGAAATTCATGGAACAAAGGTAGTTAAAAAGTAGAAAAAGAATGAAAAGTAAACTGATGTTTTGTTGGTAAAGTCATTATTATTTCCTATTTTTGCGACGACTATTACCCTTAAAAGGCGGAATTTGACATTACTTTTATATAGTAAGATATTATAATTACAAGCCAAGAAAAGGGAGATTTATTGTAAAATTAGAAGTTATAAAAGATGAGAAACAAGGTTAAGAAAATGCTTATGGGTTTTGCCCTCATTGTGGCAATGCTTTCGGTTAGCTCATGTGCAACACGTGAGTCAGCTATTAACGACTTAGAGAAATTTTCATACGAACTGCGTGATAACAGCCAGTACTATACTGCTAAGAAGTGGCGTAAAGCCGTTGATAAGTTCGGTAAGATACGTCGTGAAATTTCACGCCATGACTATACTATTGCAGAACGCCAACATATCGGTAGACTCGAAGGCGATTGCGCACGTTATATGGTACGAGGTGCGAAGGAGGGCGTGATGAATAGCGTCTTTGGTCTTGGTAGTGAGATACAAGGCATCTTAGATGCTTTTGGTGTTAAGCGTAAGGATTAAGCTAAATAATGCCTTTGATAGGCACAATGGAAACAACCTTCAGTTCTAAGAAAGCAGAACTTGAAGCAGACATAATAAAACAAAAGGTTGCAGCTTATTAGACTTTAAGCAAATAGTTGGCAACCTTTTGTTTTTTTTTGATTTAAAATATTGTTTAGTCGCTTATAATTAGTAACTTTGCAAATCAAATCCATAAAATGTTTTACAATGGCTGGTAAAAAACAAATTAAGACTGCTCTTATTTCGGTCTTTCACAAAGATGGACTTGAGGATTTGCTCAAGAAGTTAGACGAAGAAGGTGTGAAATTCCTCAGCACAGGTGGTACACAGGAATTCATTGAATCATTAGGTTATGAATGTCAAAAGGTAGAGGATGTTACATCTTACCCTTCAATTCTCGGTGGTCGTGTGAAGACACTTCATCCAAAGGTTTTTGGAGGTATTCTTTCTCGTCGTGAGAACGAAGGTGATCAGGCACAGATGAAAGAATATGAGATTCCATTTATCGACCTTGTTATCGTCGACCTATATCCTTTCGAGCAGACCGTTGCAAGTGGTGCCAGCGCAGAAGATATTATTGAGAAGATTGATATAGGCGGTATCTCACTGATACGTGCAGGAGCAAAGAATTTCAAGGACGTTGTCATCGTACCAAGTAAGGCAGAGTATCCAGTGTTGCTCCAGATTCTCAATACCAATGGCGCACAGACAGATATTGAAGATCGTAAGATGTTCGCAGAACGTGCTTTCGGTGTTAGTAGCCACTACGACACAGCTATCCATAGTTGGTTCACAACTGAATAAGCACACTTAAGTTAAGAATATACATTTATAAAATACACATATATTAATGGGATTATTTTCATTTATCCAGGAAATTGCTATGGACCTGGGAACGGCAAATACAATTATTATCAGCGATGATAAAATTGTTGTCGATGAGCCATCAGTAGTAGCACTGGATCGTCGCACAGATAAGATGATTGCTGTAGGTGGTGATGCAAAGATGATGTACGAGAAGGAACATCCCAATATTCGTACAATCCGCCCTTTGCGTGATGGTGTTATTGCCGACTTTACAGCTTGTGAGCAGATGATGCGTGGACTTATCAAGATGGTTCACAGCGGTAATCGTTTCTTCTCACCTTCATTGCGTATGGTAATTGGTGTTCCATCAGGTTCTACTGAGGTTGAGCTTCGTGCCGTTCGTGACTCAGCAGAACACGCTGATGGTCGTGATGTTTACCTTATCTTTGAACCAATGGCAGCAGCTCTTGGTATGGGTCTTGATGTAGAGGCTCCAGAAGGTAATATGATTGTTGATATTGGTGGTGGTAGCACTGAGATTGCAGTTATTTCTTTGGGTGGTATCGTATGTAATAACTCTATCCGTGTAGCAGGTGATGACCTCACTGCGGACATTCAGGAGTATATGAGCCGTCAGCATAATGTAAAGGTCAGTGAGCGTATGGCAGAGCGTATCAAGCTTCACGTAGGTTCAGCTTTGACAGACCTTGGTGATGAAGCACCAGAGGACTATATTGTACACGGCCCTAACCGTATCACAGCTCTTCCTATGGAGGTGCCTGTATGCTATCAGGAGATTGCTCATTGTCTTGATAAAACAGTCGCAAAGATTGAGAATGCCGTGCTGTCTGCATTAGAGAATACCCCACCTGAGCTTTATGCAGATATCGTAAAGAATGGTATTTACCTCAGTGGTGGTGGTGCTTTGCTTCGTGGTATCGACAAACGTCTGACTGATAAGATTAATATTCCATTCCATATTGCTGAAGACCCATTGCACAGTGTGGCTAAGGGTGCAGGCATTGCATTGAAGAACGTAGACCGTTTCTCGTTCTTGATGAGATAACAATTAACGTTCATGCACAATCTGACTGAGTTCCTTGCTAAGTACAAGCATTGGTTCTTGTTCGTTGCCCTGGAAGTCTTGAGTATGGTTCTTTTGTTCCGATTCAATGACTATCAGGGCAGTGTGTGGTTCACGTCAGCGAATTACGTGGCAGGTTTGGTCTATGAAGGAAGCTCAAAGATTACCTCTTATCTAACGATGGGTGAGGTGAATGAGGCTTTGACCAAACGCAATCTTGAACTGGAGCGTCAGGTGAAGGAGTTATCAGCTCAGCTGTATGATAAGACAAAGGATTCAACTTTCCTACATAAGGGACAGTATCGTTTCCTTTCAAAGTTCCGATTGATACAAGCTAAGGTTGTAGCCAATTCGTTAGATAAACCTAATAACTTTATCACCATAAACAAGGGAACATGGGATGGTGTACATAAAGATATGGGTGTTGCCTGTGGTAATGGTGTTGTGGGTATTGTCTATATGGCGGGTATTCATTATGCTGTTGTAATCCCAGTACTAAATTCAAAGTCGAATATTAGTTGTTCTATTCAGGGACGCGACTACTTCGGATATCTTCATTGGAATGGTGGTGCGCGTGATGTAGCTTACTTGGATGACGTTCCTCGTCATGCTAAGTTTAAGTTAGGGGATCGTGTCGTAACGAGTGGATATTCTTCTGTATTTCCAGCTGGTGTGTTGGTAGGTAAGATTAAGCATGTCTATAATTCGGAAGATGGACTCTCTTATCGCCTTCAGATTCAGCTGTCAACTGATTTTGGCAATCTTCGTGATGTCTGTGTGATTGATGATGCCTCTATACGAGATCAACGTCAAGTTATTAAGGCAGCACAAGATTCTATCAAACCTCTTGAGAGTCAGATAGGGAATAGGGTACAGTAAGTAAACTGTTTACCTGTATAATTAAGTTTGATGGGAGGTAGGATAACCGCACCTTGTAGTTTAATTCTTACTTTGGTGTGAACCACTTATCCCCCTTTGATTTACGAATAGAAAGAATGAATATAGATTTCCTAAAACGTTTGCTTTGGTTTGCTGTATTGACAGTGACTCAGGTGTTTGTACTTAATCACATTCATCTGTTTGCTGTTGCCACGCCATTGCTTTATATCTATTTTATTCTTCTGTTTCCTCGTAATTATCCTCAGTGGGCTATTCTCTTATGGGCGTTTTTAATGGGTCTAACGATTGATACCTTCTCAAATACGCCAGGTGTAGCTGCTGGTTCATTGACTTTAATAGCCGCCTTACAGCCTTATGTATTGCAGCTATTCATTCCTCGTGATAGTAGTGAGAATTTCCAAGCAGGTATGGATACGCTTGGCATACCGCAATATACGTGGTATGTGGCTATTCTTACCTTGATATACAGTGTGGCCTTCTTCTCTTTAGAGATGTTCAGTTTCTTTAATGTGATTGAATGGTTGCAGTGTATTGGAGGTAGTTCATTGCTCACGCTTATTCTTATTCTTGTTGTTGAGAACGTAAGGAGGCGATAAGAAATGAAGAATTACGATTTAGAGAAACGTCGCCTCGTGCTTAGTGCAGTTGCAATAGGCATCGTGGTGATATATATTATACGACTTTTTGCTCTTCAGATAGCCAGTGACGACTATCGGAAGAGTGCTGACTCTAATGCTTTTTTAAAGAAGATAGAGTTCCCTTCACGTGGTTCTATCACTGATAGGAATGGTAAGCTGCTGGTTTATAATCAGCCAGCTTATGACATCATGGTAGTAACCAACGAGATGAGAGGGCATCTTGATACGCTTGAGTTTTGTAAGGCACTGAACATAACTAAGGCTGATTTTAACAACCGAATGGCTAATCTCAAGGATAGGAGTAAGAACCCGGGTTACTCTCGATTCACACAACAATTGTTCTTGAGTCAGTTGAGCGATAAAGACTTTAGTGCTTTTCAGGAGAAACTCTATCGTTTTCCAGGCTTTTATATTCAGAAACGTAGTGTTCGTCAGTATCAGCGAGCTATCGCTGCACATGTCCTTGGTGATGTTGCCGAGGTAAGTCAGGGGGATATTGAAGAAGATGAATACTATCAGCCAGGCGATTATATCGGTAAGATGGGTGTTGAGCGTGAGTATGAAAAAGACTTACGTGGAGTAAAGGGGGTACAGATTCTTTTACGTGATGCCCACGGACAGATACAAGGTCGTTATCAGGATGGTAAGTATGACCAACGTCCACATCCTGGACGTGATATCCAACTTGGTCTTGATGCAGAACTTCAGGCACTTGGTGAACGCCTAATGGAAGGTAAATTAGGTGCTGTTGTGGCAATCGAACCAAAGACTGGACAAATCTTAGCAATGGTTTCCGCACCGACTTTCGACCCTCGTTCGATGATAGGTAAACTGCGTGGTAAGCATCAGCATGAGATGACACTCGATCCTGCAAAGCCT
Encoded here:
- a CDS encoding MFS transporter — encoded protein: MKTERKITPWAWIPSLYFAEGLPYIAVTVLSLQVYMQMGLSDAEVTFYTSWLYLPWVIKPLWSPFLDLIKTKRWWIVIMQLLVGAAFAGVAFTVNTSLWLQGTICFFWLLAFSSATHDVGADGFYMMGLNQHDQAFFVGIRSTFYRISMVVGKGGLIALAGFLHKNFDIQWAWSLVFYGLMALFMGLSLYHRFILPRPSEDSERKQVSASQLLRSFGETFISFFKKEQALTTICFLLLFRLPEALIIPISQLFLQAPKGKGGLALSEIEYGTVNGVIGVAGLLIGGIIGGMMISRDGLKRWIWPMTAAITLPNLAYVYLAYMLPDNVIAISAAVFIENFGYGFGFSAYMLFMIYFSQGEHKTSHYALCTGFMALSMMIPGLFAGALAQAVGYKWFFVIVMIVCIFPFLVAHRLRIDEDFGKK
- the mutY gene encoding A/G-specific adenine glycosylase; amino-acid sequence: MNFAATLLQWFKNNGRSLPWRETNDAYAIWLSEVILQQTRIAQGMSYWERFMTQWPTINDLAAATEDEVLKAWQGLGYYSRARNLHTAAQQIVELGAFPQTFKELKTLKGVGDYTAAAVASIAFGEPVAVVDGNVYRVLSRYYGIDTPIDSTEGKKEFQTLAQSLLPTSEPADYNEAIMDFGAIQCTPSSPSCTTCPLCETCVAFREQRINELPVKSKKVKQRERHFTYLYIEYEGEIAIHQRGAGDIWQGLWEFPQAEQLVSSKNSIWKTEAQLLRKGIKHILTHQILLADIYLWQPKHRPQLPSDFIWIEKQDLDNYALPRLIEVLLNAVPV
- a CDS encoding IMP cyclohydrolase; protein product: MAGKKQIKTALISVFHKDGLEDLLKKLDEEGVKFLSTGGTQEFIESLGYECQKVEDVTSYPSILGGRVKTLHPKVFGGILSRRENEGDQAQMKEYEIPFIDLVIVDLYPFEQTVASGASAEDIIEKIDIGGISLIRAGAKNFKDVVIVPSKAEYPVLLQILNTNGAQTDIEDRKMFAERAFGVSSHYDTAIHSWFTTE
- a CDS encoding rod shape-determining protein, whose translation is MGLFSFIQEIAMDLGTANTIIISDDKIVVDEPSVVALDRRTDKMIAVGGDAKMMYEKEHPNIRTIRPLRDGVIADFTACEQMMRGLIKMVHSGNRFFSPSLRMVIGVPSGSTEVELRAVRDSAEHADGRDVYLIFEPMAAALGMGLDVEAPEGNMIVDIGGGSTEIAVISLGGIVCNNSIRVAGDDLTADIQEYMSRQHNVKVSERMAERIKLHVGSALTDLGDEAPEDYIVHGPNRITALPMEVPVCYQEIAHCLDKTVAKIENAVLSALENTPPELYADIVKNGIYLSGGGALLRGIDKRLTDKINIPFHIAEDPLHSVAKGAGIALKNVDRFSFLMR
- the mreC gene encoding rod shape-determining protein MreC; the encoded protein is MHNLTEFLAKYKHWFLFVALEVLSMVLLFRFNDYQGSVWFTSANYVAGLVYEGSSKITSYLTMGEVNEALTKRNLELERQVKELSAQLYDKTKDSTFLHKGQYRFLSKFRLIQAKVVANSLDKPNNFITINKGTWDGVHKDMGVACGNGVVGIVYMAGIHYAVVIPVLNSKSNISCSIQGRDYFGYLHWNGGARDVAYLDDVPRHAKFKLGDRVVTSGYSSVFPAGVLVGKIKHVYNSEDGLSYRLQIQLSTDFGNLRDVCVIDDASIRDQRQVIKAAQDSIKPLESQIGNRVQ
- the mreD gene encoding rod shape-determining protein MreD; its protein translation is MNIDFLKRLLWFAVLTVTQVFVLNHIHLFAVATPLLYIYFILLFPRNYPQWAILLWAFLMGLTIDTFSNTPGVAAGSLTLIAALQPYVLQLFIPRDSSENFQAGMDTLGIPQYTWYVAILTLIYSVAFFSLEMFSFFNVIEWLQCIGGSSLLTLILILVVENVRRR